The nucleotide sequence AGTCGCTCCTTATTTTCCAGAAGTGTCGCCTCTGCCTGCTTCCGTTCGGTGATGTCCTGCACCGTTCCATGAAGTCCGATGAGATTGCCGTTCATATCATGGCTCTGGTGCCCCAGTCCGTGGACGATTCGTATCGTGCCATCGGGGCGGACCATCTCAAGTTCCAGGCTGAAGGGTTTACCGGTTCTGAAGGTTGAATGAATGGCCGGCCTGAGACGTTCCCAGCTTTCGGGGGTATAGAGTGGCTGATGGTCGCGATAGTTTGGTGCCGGCAGAGCCGGATCCCTCCCGGCGATCGCATACAGCTCTTCCGACCACGTCATGGTATCCGTCTCCCTCACCCAGTCCCAGATCCCGATATGTGCGAGACGGTGTGCTTCCATCAGCCGTTTTTCTGCGATGGCAAGATCATAGTCGGCCTCTCTCTGCCTGGTGATATCGACAAATGATCCCATCATGGCGACGGGGGTCCCGGAGGTATCACGGACGAGGTTGGTCGAGAGTTTCAGTGGCAGTGATGATCCGTCCCTTCTTCTCCCCTCTATCTCTCCGGACCATGTTCCCCGGTTCAGAGTCTCCCAAAGAACCTGCCCGGCTATCTCTTTTGATATATAGAAGTCGGATGCCGGCCTCCCGAGGACCTCATCGGGTGATTCATATCCCGATGCGGTAAGAAATGTGTGGTTCACATACCTGAGGATCCCATCGGGACCTGCAATGACAATCCCATGGATTGAGGAATCAATGGCGGCACTCTTCAGGAAGAGCGCCTCTTCTGCTGCTTTTTGGTCGGTGATATCCTGGGCAATCTCGATGACACCGATCATCCTCCCTTCAGCATCGAAGACCGGCTCGGCCCTTTCGTCCCAGTACTTCCCATCAGGGGTGTGGATGATCGTCTGCTCACTCTTCATGGACCGGAATGCCTTCACCGTGGGGCAGTTCGGGCAGGGGCCGGATGCATCCCCCCATACCTCATAACAACGGCGCTCCTTCACCTCCTCTGGCTCCATCTTTACGGATGCAGCGGCGGTTTTATTTGCCCAGAGTATCTCAAGATCATGGGTTACGTACGCGATATTGATATCAATGCCGTCCAGAAAAGCCCCCTTCTGCGCCTCGCTCGCCCGCAGCGCATCCTCGACCCTCTTCCGCTCGGTGATATCCTGCAGGCTTACAGCAAACTTCCCATACCCCGGGCTGTATGCGAGTACATCATACCATCTGCCAAGCTCGGATGAGTAATCCTGAAAATGACGGGAGATCCCGGTGAGTGCAACATCACCAAACGCCTCGATCCAGAAGTCTTCTGTTCCGGGCAGGATCGTACGGACCGTTCTGCCAATAATCCTCTCCTTTGAGAGGCCTGTCATCTCCTCGTAGGCGGGGTTGACGTTGATGAACCGATAGTCGGCCGGGGTGCCGTGTTCATCAAGGATGATCTCATGCACTGCAAAACCGGCGTTCATCTGGTTGAAGAGGAGGGAGTATTCCTTCTCACTCTCAGAGATTGCCTCTTCGGCCCGTCTCCTGGTTACCGCATACCGGATCTTATTTGAGAGTTCGGCAAACTGTGACTTCGGATCCCCGCCTTTCTGGAGGTAGAAGTCGGCACCTTCGTTTAAGGCCTCGATGACCACCTCCTCACGCCCTCTTCCGGTGAAGATGATGAACGGGGTGGTATTGCCGGCGGATCGGAGGTGTCTGAGAAAGGTGATCCCATCCATTCCGGGCATCTGGTAGTCAGAGAGTATTGCATCAAAGGACCTCTCCGGGATGATCCGGAGTGCATCATGGGGATTTGTACAGGTGGAGACCACATAGGCTCCTGTCCGTTCAAGAAAGAGCCTGGCTATCTCAAGGAGGGCGGGTTCATCATCAACATAGAGGAGAGAGATCTTCGGCTCGTCATCTGCCGGGGCGGGCATACTCTACTTCTGTCGTACGGGACGATATATACATCTACTTCTGCAGCATCCCCACATGCCAGAAGAGGTCCTCCCGATGATGTCATCCGGAATGAGGAAGGGGTGCCTTCCGCTCCGGATACCGGCTCTTCCGGACCTGATATCCGCGATGGCCACTCCCGAAGGAATAAAAGGTGGAAGAGCCATAATAACGCCGGTATTGAAAGAAAAGACCCCATCGGCTCCATTGGAGGTTCTGCCACGGCTCGGAGAAAGGACTCT is from Methanocalculus alkaliphilus and encodes:
- a CDS encoding response regulator — translated: MPAPADDEPKISLLYVDDEPALLEIARLFLERTGAYVVSTCTNPHDALRIIPERSFDAILSDYQMPGMDGITFLRHLRSAGNTTPFIIFTGRGREEVVIEALNEGADFYLQKGGDPKSQFAELSNKIRYAVTRRRAEEAISESEKEYSLLFNQMNAGFAVHEIILDEHGTPADYRFINVNPAYEEMTGLSKERIIGRTVRTILPGTEDFWIEAFGDVALTGISRHFQDYSSELGRWYDVLAYSPGYGKFAVSLQDITERKRVEDALRASEAQKGAFLDGIDINIAYVTHDLEILWANKTAAASVKMEPEEVKERRCYEVWGDASGPCPNCPTVKAFRSMKSEQTIIHTPDGKYWDERAEPVFDAEGRMIGVIEIAQDITDQKAAEEALFLKSAAIDSSIHGIVIAGPDGILRYVNHTFLTASGYESPDEVLGRPASDFYISKEIAGQVLWETLNRGTWSGEIEGRRRDGSSLPLKLSTNLVRDTSGTPVAMMGSFVDITRQREADYDLAIAEKRLMEAHRLAHIGIWDWVRETDTMTWSEELYAIAGRDPALPAPNYRDHQPLYTPESWERLRPAIHSTFRTGKPFSLELEMVRPDGTIRIVHGLGHQSHDMNGNLIGLHGTVQDITERKQAEATLLENKERLNTILENIQDIVWSYDLDAKGRFLSSYISPAGSKVLGITEEELNHDFAVWFSYVLPEDLPKVQGTMADGIQQRSGRSMEYRIQRPDGSIRWILSSGDPIRHGDGSIRVIGTGRDITDRKAAEDAMHTINKKLQLLSSITRHDILNQIMVIRAYIDVTLPEVGDPELVTYLERSKKAVTAIQKQIGFTKVYEELGLHTPSWQQLPAIIKQTQDARLPIHHDCEGYAVYADPMFERVLYNLSDNTIRHAEGAEHIRIRCEERDGDLIIIQEDDGPGIPDDQKEEIFEKGVGRNTGFGLFLAREILAITGISIIETGICGKGARFEIRVPAGAWQNSREGKI